One Sediminibacillus dalangtanensis genomic region harbors:
- a CDS encoding sigma factor, with protein MVQETFLKAYQIDDQKIDNKKAYLCKIMTNRCLDALRWARYRREYYVGPWNP; from the coding sequence ATGGTACAAGAAACTTTTCTAAAAGCGTATCAAATTGATGACCAGAAGATAGATAATAAGAAAGCATATCTCTGCAAAATCATGACAAACCGCTGTCTTGATGCATTAAGATGGGCACGCTATAGACGGGAATATTACGTAGGACCATGGAATCCTTAA
- a CDS encoding recombinase family protein: protein MSKVAAIYTRVSTEEQKTGYSLDAQENTLKEYAKNKGYEIYDVYRDGGYSGKNFDRPEIQRLFKDLNKDRVDVILIWKVDRLSRNNTDVVNLIDNELTPNNKKLVVTSIEMDSSTPTGYMFISLLGTFARYERATIIDRVNSGMKQRAEQGYWNGGIILGYDSKNKKLVVNEEESKIVKEIFELRSIGKGYKVITNILNGKGLKTKKGKDFSIAGVKAVLHNHVYRGKLVWRKHAEWSTKRRKGKTDPIIVQGHHEPIISEELWNKVQAVNEAQKKSFTTNRNFNGNLLLTGLLKCPKCGAGTVMSKAKGRKGDYIYYYMCQAFHTKGKSVCSSNLIKKK, encoded by the coding sequence ATGAGTAAAGTTGCAGCTATTTATACAAGAGTATCAACAGAAGAACAAAAAACTGGTTATTCATTAGATGCTCAAGAAAATACATTAAAAGAATACGCAAAAAATAAAGGATATGAGATATATGATGTTTATAGGGATGGTGGATACTCGGGTAAGAATTTTGACCGCCCTGAAATTCAAAGGTTGTTCAAAGATTTAAATAAGGATAGAGTAGATGTCATTTTAATTTGGAAAGTGGATAGGTTATCTCGTAATAATACCGATGTTGTAAATCTAATAGATAATGAGTTGACACCAAATAATAAGAAACTGGTAGTTACTTCAATAGAAATGGATTCATCTACTCCAACTGGTTACATGTTTATTTCTTTATTAGGTACGTTTGCTCGTTATGAAAGAGCTACAATAATTGATAGGGTAAATTCAGGAATGAAGCAACGAGCGGAACAAGGGTATTGGAATGGCGGTATAATTTTAGGGTATGATTCTAAAAATAAAAAATTGGTGGTGAATGAAGAAGAAAGTAAAATCGTGAAAGAGATATTTGAGTTAAGGTCAATCGGTAAAGGATACAAGGTAATTACCAACATACTGAACGGAAAAGGACTTAAAACCAAAAAAGGTAAAGATTTCAGCATAGCTGGTGTAAAGGCAGTATTACATAATCATGTGTATAGAGGTAAACTTGTTTGGAGGAAACATGCAGAATGGAGCACTAAAAGAAGGAAGGGTAAAACCGACCCAATAATTGTGCAAGGGCATCATGAACCTATTATATCTGAAGAGTTGTGGAATAAGGTACAAGCAGTAAATGAAGCACAAAAGAAATCATTTACCACTAATCGCAATTTTAATGGGAATTTGTTATTAACTGGTCTTTTAAAGTGTCCTAAATGTGGAGCGGGAACTGTAATGAGTAAAGCTAAAGGGAGAAAAGGCGATTACATATACTACTATATGTGCCAAGCCTTCCACACAAAAGGAAAGTCTGTTTGTAGTTCCAACTTGATTAAAAAGAAGTGA
- a CDS encoding restriction endonuclease subunit S, whose product MAEVIEVNWKDTFQWIVSDGLTLFEDLPEGWKRTKVKDICVQKKEVVEVLNNEEYKMVGVRLEGKGSFHRETLSGSDIGAKYLTKLENGAFLYSKLFAWRGAFTVVPNSQNGCYVSSEFPLFYVDKTKANPYYLYLFFTLPDTLKLVKKLSVGSAAVSRNRFKEERFLELEIPLPPIEKQNEIVNIWQKNRGEINKLEVQLSQKKDDLFTDFTAELWEDKGINLKDEKVFSIDWSSCNKWGVEFAKEKLKNRRTPNYNVKRITEICNVSSGGTPSRKEKKYFNGDIPWVKTTEVRNNIITETEETITELGLKNSSAKLYPSGSLIVAMYGQGATRGRTGKLGIEASTNQACAVLTEFSPNVNVDFVWYYLMSEYSNLRKLASGNNQPNLNADMIKNYEIPLPPRTKQNELSITVRNAYNNISNLEQQLEEKYNEISNLIRDLLTGKTGK is encoded by the coding sequence ATGGCTGAGGTTATTGAGGTAAATTGGAAAGATACTTTTCAATGGATTGTATCTGACGGTTTAACATTATTTGAAGACCTACCAGAAGGTTGGAAGAGAACAAAAGTTAAAGATATTTGTGTACAAAAAAAAGAGGTTGTTGAAGTATTAAACAACGAGGAATACAAAATGGTTGGAGTTAGATTGGAGGGTAAAGGGTCATTCCATAGAGAAACTCTTTCTGGAAGCGATATTGGGGCAAAGTACTTAACCAAATTAGAGAATGGTGCCTTTTTATATAGTAAGTTGTTTGCTTGGAGAGGTGCCTTTACAGTTGTACCTAATTCTCAAAATGGATGTTACGTATCAAGTGAATTCCCATTATTTTACGTTGATAAAACAAAGGCTAATCCCTATTATTTATATTTGTTCTTCACTCTCCCTGATACGTTAAAACTTGTAAAGAAGTTATCGGTTGGATCAGCAGCTGTTAGCAGAAATAGATTTAAAGAGGAAAGATTTTTAGAATTAGAAATACCATTACCTCCAATTGAAAAACAGAATGAGATAGTTAATATATGGCAAAAAAATAGAGGGGAAATAAATAAATTAGAAGTCCAATTGTCCCAGAAAAAAGATGACTTGTTTACAGATTTCACTGCTGAACTTTGGGAAGATAAGGGTATTAATCTTAAAGATGAAAAAGTATTTTCTATTGATTGGTCTTCATGCAATAAGTGGGGGGTTGAATTTGCGAAGGAAAAACTAAAAAATCGTAGAACCCCTAACTATAATGTAAAGAGAATTACTGAAATCTGTAATGTAAGCAGCGGGGGCACACCTTCTAGAAAGGAAAAGAAATACTTTAACGGCGATATACCATGGGTGAAAACTACTGAAGTCCGTAACAATATTATTACTGAAACTGAAGAAACAATAACTGAGCTTGGACTTAAAAATAGCAGTGCGAAACTGTATCCTAGCGGAAGCCTAATAGTAGCAATGTACGGTCAAGGTGCAACAAGAGGACGAACAGGAAAGCTAGGTATTGAAGCAAGTACTAACCAAGCATGTGCAGTATTAACTGAATTCAGCCCAAATGTTAATGTAGACTTTGTTTGGTATTATCTTATGAGTGAATATTCAAATCTGAGAAAACTTGCTAGCGGTAACAATCAACCCAATTTAAATGCAGACATGATTAAGAACTATGAAATTCCACTACCTCCGAGAACGAAACAAAATGAGTTATCCATCACTGTTCGTAATGCTTACAATAACATAAGTAACCTTGAGCAACAGTTAGAAGAAAAATATAATGAAATTAGTAATTTAATAAGAGACTTATTGACAGGTAAGACTGGCAAATAA
- a CDS encoding TIR domain-containing protein: MARKVFFSFHYERDAWRAGQVRNSNVTQEIKGYLDAAEWEEVKKKGDKSIKDWIAGQLKGTSVTVVLIGKETSNRKWVKYEIEESLEKGNKLLGIYIHRLKNQKGEKDTRGDNPLDNYYVEVDGKTKKASNVFKTYFWDLDNGYENFSDWIEEAAGISYK, translated from the coding sequence ATGGCAAGGAAAGTGTTTTTTAGCTTTCATTATGAAAGAGATGCTTGGAGAGCAGGACAGGTAAGGAATTCAAATGTAACACAGGAAATCAAAGGTTACCTTGATGCTGCTGAGTGGGAAGAGGTTAAGAAAAAGGGTGATAAATCAATAAAAGATTGGATAGCAGGACAATTAAAAGGAACCTCTGTAACTGTAGTTCTAATTGGCAAAGAGACGTCAAATAGAAAATGGGTTAAATATGAGATTGAGGAAAGTTTGGAAAAAGGGAATAAGCTTTTGGGGATCTATATACATCGGCTAAAAAACCAAAAAGGTGAAAAAGATACTAGAGGCGATAATCCACTAGATAATTATTATGTGGAAGTGGATGGAAAAACAAAAAAAGCCTCAAATGTATTTAAAACTTATTTCTGGGATTTGGATAATGGCTATGAAAATTTTTCAGATTGGATAGAAGAAGCTGCCGGAATTTCATATAAATAA
- a CDS encoding Wadjet anti-phage system protein JetD domain-containing protein, producing the protein MKEMKEALALYPKKTIDINTLQELSSPFFDSYEAFANEVIALENLGILTMVKSKGRSPRKPSVALHYRINSAKLKKGHHHSIQQYRVQFHSAINLDYYYQQDPKQWQKDLPYLQKIDQYIKMKGFPKEAIPAPERSYEIAGDEKWITEKKGKELLERVRVFDKMQVMPVSDPLQFAINPGQIQTPTQRHLIVENKTTYQGLLPAIKQTAFATLIYGKGKAIIQSIEQFDRQYPVAASHQFFYFGDIDREGIAIWHNLAKKVEMRLALPFYRKCLEKQPAQGKEYQRQRISSFRFLKV; encoded by the coding sequence ATGAAAGAGATGAAAGAAGCGCTTGCTTTATATCCCAAGAAAACGATCGACATAAATACCCTGCAAGAACTATCCTCTCCTTTTTTTGATAGCTATGAAGCGTTTGCGAACGAGGTGATCGCGCTAGAGAATTTGGGCATTCTGACGATGGTGAAAAGCAAGGGGCGTTCGCCTAGAAAACCATCGGTCGCACTTCATTACCGTATAAACAGCGCGAAGCTAAAAAAAGGACACCATCACAGCATCCAACAATATCGTGTACAATTCCACTCTGCTATAAATCTAGACTACTACTACCAACAGGATCCAAAACAATGGCAAAAGGATTTGCCTTATTTACAAAAAATCGATCAGTACATAAAAATGAAGGGCTTTCCAAAAGAGGCCATTCCAGCACCAGAACGAAGCTATGAGATTGCTGGAGATGAGAAGTGGATTACCGAGAAAAAAGGAAAAGAACTATTAGAACGGGTTCGAGTATTCGATAAAATGCAAGTCATGCCTGTGTCGGACCCATTACAGTTTGCGATTAACCCGGGACAAATTCAAACCCCTACCCAACGGCATTTGATTGTCGAGAATAAAACAACTTATCAAGGTTTGTTGCCGGCCATCAAACAAACTGCTTTTGCAACCCTTATTTATGGTAAGGGGAAGGCCATTATCCAGAGCATCGAGCAATTTGATCGGCAATATCCGGTTGCTGCTAGTCACCAGTTCTTTTATTTCGGGGATATCGACAGAGAAGGCATCGCAATTTGGCATAATTTGGCGAAAAAAGTGGAAATGCGATTGGCACTGCCGTTTTACAGAAAATGTTTAGAAAAACAGCCTGCACAAGGCAAGGAATATCAAAGACAACGCATCTCAAGTTTTCGTTTTCTGAAGGTTTGA
- a CDS encoding AbaSI family restriction endonuclease: protein MNKRDYLVKTFSRTKRKDYENYILTAIWHKLDNMNLKPVSQQYVKRQNGTYALMDLYFPQLHLGVEVDEAYHQENQKEDKLRMDDIISAVNEDSIHDFQWFRIDATKSLEEINDSINEIVSVIQDKASKTILKWKTYEEELKQLKQQEYLTIYDDISFMDIKDIANTVFGKNAKRYQRSYFRVKDKLWLWCPKLSIIENGNTKSVAGGWLNILAEDWSYIDESHQDGGIAKERSGSYMEEVESGRERAVFAKYKDNLGFNRYRFVGIFKVSGISPDNEMFIRYLRVNDKVKIVS, encoded by the coding sequence ATGAACAAGCGTGATTACTTAGTAAAGACCTTTTCACGTACCAAGAGGAAAGATTACGAGAATTATATTTTAACTGCTATCTGGCATAAGTTGGACAACATGAATCTTAAACCTGTTAGTCAGCAATATGTAAAACGACAAAATGGCACATATGCTTTGATGGATCTATATTTCCCTCAATTACACCTAGGGGTGGAAGTGGATGAAGCATACCATCAAGAAAATCAAAAAGAAGATAAACTCCGAATGGATGATATTATTTCTGCTGTTAATGAAGATTCTATTCATGATTTTCAATGGTTTAGAATTGATGCCACTAAGTCACTAGAAGAGATAAATGATAGCATCAATGAGATTGTATCAGTTATCCAAGATAAGGCTTCAAAAACTATTTTGAAGTGGAAAACATATGAAGAAGAATTAAAGCAGTTGAAACAACAAGAATATCTAACCATTTACGATGATATATCATTTATGGATATAAAGGATATAGCCAATACTGTATTCGGGAAAAATGCTAAAAGATACCAACGGAGTTATTTTAGGGTGAAAGATAAACTGTGGTTGTGGTGTCCAAAACTCTCAATTATAGAAAATGGGAATACTAAGTCAGTAGCTGGAGGTTGGCTAAATATATTAGCAGAAGATTGGTCATACATTGATGAATCCCACCAAGATGGGGGAATTGCCAAAGAAAGAAGCGGAAGCTATATGGAAGAAGTTGAATCTGGCCGTGAAAGGGCAGTATTTGCAAAATACAAAGATAATCTTGGATTTAATAGGTATAGGTTTGTTGGAATCTTCAAAGTCTCAGGCATATCTCCCGATAATGAGATGTTTATCAGATACTTACGAGTCAATGATAAAGTAAAAATTGTTAGTTAA
- a CDS encoding recombinase family protein, protein MQVNNKQAEVVRELFKLRKEFPRWSLSDLAEALNDKGYTTRQNKKFTKVQVKRILDKKDFYKGFYKYGQVTSTGQHVSILDTTRGEKIGRQKKYSCNTDRNRSEKK, encoded by the coding sequence TTGCAAGTAAATAATAAGCAAGCAGAAGTTGTACGTGAACTATTTAAATTAAGAAAAGAGTTTCCTAGATGGTCATTATCTGATTTAGCGGAGGCTTTAAATGATAAGGGGTACACAACTAGGCAAAATAAAAAATTCACGAAAGTACAAGTAAAAAGAATACTAGATAAAAAAGATTTTTATAAAGGATTTTACAAATACGGACAAGTAACATCGACTGGTCAGCACGTTTCTATTTTAGATACAACAAGAGGTGAAAAAATTGGAAGACAAAAAAAGTACAGTTGTAATACCGACAGAAACAGAAGTGAAAAAAAATGA
- a CDS encoding restriction endonuclease subunit M: MAFNPNDYPELFTIKDDRIYYNQTNKGGTPKNYKWSDPEEKVRAKFYYDLVHKYDYPAHRIDLEVEVYRRKPEDFADIVIYEDNEFNSPYLVVECKEMEVSEPDFEQAIKQAWGNANNLAAEYAVAVAGKRLFAFEPKSFNYKNRNKYALNIPERYGKPIKYRLIKGDPEWDVKPSSLEELRSAFQKCHDILWEGGKRNPSEAFDEMSKLLFCKLQDERHETGDGEAYKFQIGTHEQPNEVATRVKDIYADSRSRMPHVFQSSIKISEELIYKVVEEIQEVSLYKTDLDAKGRAFEKFLGTVFREKMGQYFTPRPVVNFMVDMVNPTVRNRIIDPACGSGGFLLYALEKIQQEANDKFKDVISRRDYWKDWSLRSLHGVEINDQISRVAMMGMILHEDGHTNIQCADSLQSFSDMKNITTEFQPESFDIILTNPPFGASVKRVNKRQSHPVLDEYELGGKERNGQKTEILFIERCLDLLVPGGKMGIVLPEGIFNNPSLEYVRDFVEGRAFIDGVISLPLETFIASGASVKTSILFIKKFTKEETLTYNQKYNSILTKKIKEYSDTRDEIKEHYQSAIDCYDRSDIKALQDEISHLNQELETDLSSEEKKKTKAKIKDLKSNIKKIITKEDRDNVKKLKKEYNSKMKELEEKIIMETKQKLKEELNYKVFMANVDKAGVTATGDSAENELPEIYKRYKEFRKKKPLKFNTSKDE, translated from the coding sequence ATGGCTTTTAATCCAAATGATTATCCAGAGTTATTTACAATTAAAGATGATAGAATTTATTACAATCAAACCAATAAAGGTGGTACACCAAAAAACTATAAATGGTCTGACCCAGAAGAAAAAGTACGAGCCAAGTTTTATTATGATCTAGTACATAAATATGACTATCCTGCTCATAGAATTGACTTGGAAGTTGAAGTTTATAGAAGAAAACCAGAAGACTTTGCAGATATTGTTATCTATGAAGATAATGAATTTAATAGTCCCTATTTGGTAGTAGAGTGCAAAGAAATGGAAGTTAGCGAACCTGACTTTGAACAAGCAATAAAGCAAGCTTGGGGTAACGCAAACAACCTCGCGGCAGAATACGCAGTTGCAGTTGCAGGTAAAAGGTTATTTGCTTTTGAACCTAAATCTTTCAACTATAAAAATAGAAATAAGTATGCCCTTAATATTCCTGAAAGATACGGTAAACCTATTAAGTATAGATTAATTAAAGGAGATCCTGAATGGGATGTAAAACCTTCTTCGCTTGAAGAATTAAGAAGCGCTTTTCAAAAATGTCATGACATTTTATGGGAAGGTGGAAAACGGAACCCTTCTGAAGCATTTGATGAGATGAGCAAGTTATTATTCTGTAAGCTTCAGGATGAGAGACATGAGACTGGCGATGGAGAAGCATACAAATTTCAAATTGGTACACATGAGCAACCAAACGAAGTTGCTACTAGAGTAAAAGACATATATGCTGATTCTCGCTCAAGAATGCCTCACGTTTTCCAAAGTTCGATAAAGATTTCAGAGGAATTAATCTATAAAGTAGTAGAAGAAATCCAAGAAGTTTCACTTTATAAAACTGACTTAGATGCCAAGGGTAGAGCCTTTGAAAAATTTCTCGGTACAGTTTTCAGAGAAAAAATGGGGCAATATTTTACACCAAGGCCAGTCGTTAATTTTATGGTAGACATGGTAAATCCTACCGTTAGAAATAGAATAATTGATCCTGCATGCGGTTCTGGTGGATTTTTATTATATGCTTTAGAAAAAATTCAACAAGAAGCAAATGATAAATTCAAAGATGTTATAAGTAGAAGAGATTATTGGAAAGACTGGTCATTAAGGTCTCTTCATGGTGTAGAAATAAACGATCAAATTAGTCGCGTTGCTATGATGGGTATGATTTTGCATGAAGATGGACATACCAATATCCAATGTGCTGATTCTCTTCAATCATTTTCGGATATGAAAAATATAACCACTGAGTTTCAACCAGAATCTTTTGATATCATTTTAACTAATCCACCTTTTGGGGCAAGTGTTAAAAGGGTAAACAAAAGACAATCCCATCCAGTCTTAGATGAGTATGAACTTGGTGGAAAGGAAAGAAATGGTCAAAAAACTGAAATTCTCTTCATAGAAAGATGTTTAGACCTACTAGTTCCAGGAGGAAAAATGGGGATAGTTTTACCTGAAGGAATATTTAATAATCCGTCACTTGAATATGTAAGAGATTTTGTTGAGGGCAGAGCATTTATAGATGGTGTAATATCATTGCCATTAGAAACTTTTATAGCTTCTGGTGCCTCAGTTAAAACAAGCATACTATTTATAAAAAAATTCACCAAAGAAGAAACTTTGACCTATAACCAAAAATATAACTCCATATTAACTAAAAAAATCAAAGAGTACAGTGATACACGTGACGAGATAAAAGAGCATTATCAATCTGCAATAGACTGTTATGATAGGTCTGATATTAAAGCTTTACAAGACGAAATTAGTCACCTAAATCAAGAACTTGAAACTGACCTCTCTTCAGAGGAAAAAAAGAAAACTAAGGCTAAAATTAAAGATTTAAAGAGTAATATAAAGAAAATAATTACTAAAGAAGATAGAGACAATGTAAAGAAACTTAAGAAAGAATATAATTCAAAAATGAAAGAATTAGAAGAAAAAATAATTATGGAAACTAAACAAAAATTAAAAGAAGAGTTGAACTACAAAGTGTTCATGGCAAATGTCGATAAAGCAGGAGTTACAGCAACAGGTGATAGTGCTGAAAATGAACTTCCTGAAATTTATAAAAGATATAAGGAATTCCGGAAAAAGAAACCTCTTAAATTTAATACAAGCAAGGATGAATAG
- a CDS encoding tryptophan 7-halogenase, translating into MTHTWDVVIVGGGLAGSVAANALKKRFIYPTFRKALLTFKVEK; encoded by the coding sequence ATGACTCACACGTGGGATGTTGTCATTGTTGGTGGTGGACTAGCAGGTTCTGTTGCGGCAAATGCTTTAAAAAAACGATTTATCTATCCTACTTTTAGAAAGGCTCTGTTAACCTTTAAAGTTGAAAAATAA
- a CDS encoding SDR family oxidoreductase, whose protein sequence is MSALNEKVVVITGASSGIGEATARLLASMGVHLVIGARRMERLEALASDILSDGGSVVVQQLDVTELEQMQAIIRLAQSRFGRVDAIVNNAGVMPLSPLEALKIEEWNRMIDVNIRGVLHGIASGLPVMKKQGCGHFINIASTGAYEVSPTAAVYCATKYAVRAITDGLRQETVGQDIRVTLLSPGVTESELADSITDNDAREFMKEYRRTALPATAIARAIVYALEQPENTDVSEVVIKPMV, encoded by the coding sequence ATGTCTGCACTTAATGAAAAAGTTGTTGTGATTACAGGGGCAAGCAGCGGAATTGGTGAAGCAACAGCCCGACTGCTTGCAAGCATGGGCGTTCATCTTGTTATCGGGGCAAGACGTATGGAAAGACTAGAGGCATTGGCATCTGACATTCTTTCGGATGGTGGTTCTGTAGTCGTTCAACAGCTCGATGTGACAGAATTAGAACAGATGCAGGCAATCATTAGATTAGCCCAAAGTCGTTTTGGACGGGTGGATGCTATAGTCAACAATGCAGGGGTAATGCCGCTCTCTCCTTTGGAAGCATTGAAGATTGAAGAATGGAACCGAATGATTGATGTCAATATTCGCGGCGTCCTCCATGGCATTGCCTCTGGTCTTCCTGTCATGAAAAAACAAGGCTGCGGTCATTTCATAAATATCGCTTCCACCGGTGCCTACGAAGTTAGCCCGACAGCTGCTGTCTACTGCGCGACCAAATATGCAGTACGTGCAATAACGGATGGATTGCGTCAAGAGACTGTAGGGCAAGATATCCGTGTAACCCTGTTATCGCCAGGGGTAACGGAATCAGAACTAGCTGATAGCATTACCGACAACGATGCAAGGGAATTCATGAAGGAATACCGGCGTACCGCTCTGCCAGCAACGGCCATTGCTCGCGCTATTGTCTATGCGCTTGAACAGCCAGAAAATACCGATGTAAGTGAAGTGGTCATTAAACCAATGGTGTAA
- a CDS encoding Atu4866 domain-containing protein, which yields MKKEHDHLHPYLGTWVTADGYIRHELLPNGRYDEARGDRKSAYQGNYTIKGNHIEYIDDTGFTADGDFINGVLYHAGMVLYLEELSEGSK from the coding sequence ATGAAAAAAGAACATGATCATTTACATCCCTATTTGGGCACCTGGGTGACCGCGGACGGCTATATTCGTCACGAGCTGCTTCCGAACGGACGATACGACGAAGCCCGTGGTGACCGCAAAAGTGCCTACCAAGGCAACTATACCATCAAGGGCAATCATATCGAATATATTGACGATACAGGCTTTACTGCCGATGGTGATTTTATCAACGGGGTGCTTTACCATGCAGGTATGGTGTTATATCTAGAAGAACTCAGTGAAGGGAGCAAATAA
- a CDS encoding AraC family transcriptional regulator — MEQMKELAELIERNVTTDGTHETSIAGLRFVRTSQISEPVYSVYEPSLCVVAQGSKLVLLGEESYKYDSASYLTASVHLPITGQIVKATPEKPYLCVHLQLEMSQIFEVVQSSNQEIPSSSPGRGLVISRINDSLLEVVLRLIRLLENPKDIPVLAESIKREIIYRVLQNEQNESLKHFALVGSQAHRIAKAIGVLNQKFDQPLKVADLAKEARMSSSSFYNHFKEVTGMSPIQYQKQLRLQEARRLLLTENMEAAEAAFQVGYESPSHFSREYSRRFGLSPMKDIRLLREMF; from the coding sequence ATGGAGCAAATGAAGGAATTAGCAGAGTTGATTGAGAGAAATGTAACGACGGATGGAACGCATGAGACGTCTATAGCAGGCTTAAGGTTTGTTCGCACCTCCCAGATTTCCGAACCGGTTTACTCTGTTTATGAACCGTCCCTATGTGTTGTAGCCCAAGGATCAAAATTGGTCTTGCTCGGGGAAGAAAGCTATAAGTATGATTCGGCCAGTTATTTGACTGCTTCTGTTCATTTACCGATCACTGGACAAATTGTAAAGGCTACACCTGAAAAACCTTATTTATGTGTTCATTTGCAGCTTGAAATGAGTCAGATCTTTGAAGTCGTTCAATCATCGAATCAAGAAATCCCTAGTAGCTCCCCAGGACGTGGACTGGTAATCAGCCGGATAAATGACTCGCTCCTCGAAGTGGTATTACGGCTTATTCGGCTATTGGAGAACCCAAAGGATATACCAGTCCTAGCTGAAAGTATCAAACGTGAAATTATTTACCGGGTACTACAGAATGAACAGAATGAGTCCTTGAAGCATTTTGCACTTGTAGGTAGTCAGGCCCACCGGATTGCAAAGGCGATTGGGGTGTTGAACCAAAAATTTGATCAGCCCTTGAAGGTTGCCGATTTGGCGAAAGAAGCTAGAATGAGCTCCTCATCCTTCTACAATCACTTCAAGGAAGTCACGGGCATGAGTCCAATCCAGTATCAGAAACAGCTCCGGCTGCAGGAAGCACGCCGATTGCTTTTAACGGAAAACATGGAAGCAGCTGAGGCAGCGTTTCAGGTAGGTTATGAAAGTCCATCGCATTTCAGTCGGGAATACAGCCGTAGGTTTGGCCTGTCCCCAATGAAAGATATACGACTTTTGCGGGAAATGTTTTAA